One Oceanispirochaeta sp. DNA window includes the following coding sequences:
- the mnmE gene encoding tRNA uridine-5-carboxymethylaminomethyl(34) synthesis GTPase MnmE: protein MNHENYDPDDRIAALATPWAESAIAVIRTSGQGSIEVLSPLIKADLVNQESRKMLYTTLKDPQSGESLDEIMIVPFRAPGSYTGQESVELYCHGSLPGVQKILNLLFRSGFRQASPGEFTFRAFIHGKMDLTRAEAVQEIISSKTGKAQSLALNRLSGVLEKRINHFKDSATGMAALFAIQLDYPDDEVESPPLPLKEIEEIKNGLKELIDSYRVGKIYQEGVVIVLAGRTNVGKSSLFNLFLKEDRSIVSDVHGTTRDYLESWISLGGIPVRLYDTAGLRKFEDSVEEEGIRRTREVMENAHILIYVLDGSIDLSEEEEEMLAQSHPEGKGKRVVVWNKADLSQNRAPAGAIPVSAVTGQGFTELEDALRLQIFADTSQIGAEAVVDSLRQKELLERAFAGVVKVEEAIHNGLPVDVLAMDLHDVLQALGEITGEVSSSDILERMFSNFCVGK from the coding sequence ATGAATCATGAAAACTACGATCCAGATGACAGGATTGCTGCCCTGGCCACACCCTGGGCTGAAAGTGCCATAGCTGTCATTCGAACTTCCGGGCAGGGAAGTATTGAAGTCCTCTCTCCCCTGATCAAGGCAGATCTTGTCAATCAGGAATCTCGAAAAATGCTCTACACCACCCTGAAGGATCCTCAATCGGGAGAATCCTTGGATGAAATCATGATCGTTCCCTTCCGGGCTCCCGGCAGTTATACCGGTCAGGAAAGTGTCGAGCTGTATTGTCACGGCAGCCTTCCAGGGGTACAGAAGATTCTGAACCTGCTCTTTCGCTCCGGCTTCAGACAGGCCTCACCGGGAGAATTCACCTTTCGTGCCTTTATTCATGGCAAGATGGATCTGACCCGGGCCGAAGCTGTGCAGGAAATTATCAGTTCTAAAACAGGGAAAGCCCAGTCTCTGGCACTGAACCGCTTATCCGGAGTTCTCGAAAAACGCATCAATCATTTTAAAGATAGTGCCACCGGTATGGCGGCCTTGTTTGCCATTCAGCTGGATTACCCCGATGATGAAGTGGAATCTCCCCCCCTGCCTCTGAAAGAGATCGAGGAGATAAAGAATGGGTTGAAAGAACTCATTGATTCCTACAGGGTGGGTAAAATCTATCAGGAAGGTGTGGTCATTGTTCTGGCGGGTAGAACCAATGTTGGAAAATCCAGTTTGTTCAATCTCTTTCTGAAAGAAGACCGCTCCATCGTATCGGATGTTCATGGAACGACCAGAGACTATCTGGAATCCTGGATTTCTCTGGGGGGCATCCCTGTGAGGTTGTATGATACAGCGGGTCTGCGGAAATTCGAGGATTCTGTCGAAGAAGAAGGCATCCGAAGAACCCGGGAGGTCATGGAAAATGCCCATATTCTGATTTATGTTCTCGACGGCAGCATCGACTTATCTGAAGAAGAAGAAGAGATGCTGGCCCAATCTCATCCGGAGGGTAAAGGCAAACGGGTTGTTGTCTGGAATAAGGCAGATCTCAGTCAAAACAGGGCTCCCGCGGGAGCAATTCCTGTCAGCGCCGTTACAGGCCAGGGTTTCACCGAGCTTGAGGATGCCCTGAGGCTTCAGATTTTTGCTGATACATCTCAGATCGGCGCCGAGGCTGTCGTTGATTCACTTAGACAAAAAGAACTTCTTGAAAGGGCCTTTGCCGGGGTTGTAAAAGTAGAGGAGGCTATTCATAATGGCCTGCCTGTGGATGTCCTGGCCATGGATCTGCATGATGTTCTGCAGGCTTTGGGAGAGATCACAGGAGAGGTTTCCTCTTCGGATATTCTGGAAAGGATGTTCTCCAACTTTTGTGTCGGTAAGTAA
- the mnmG gene encoding tRNA uridine-5-carboxymethylaminomethyl(34) synthesis enzyme MnmG, with the protein MEFDAIVIGGGHAGIEASLALARLDFSTLLITQSLDAIGRLSCNPAIGGLSKGNIVREVDALGGEMARLIDASMIQFRILNRSRGPAVQAPRAQADKNQYSRLAKQTLEFQKNLHIFQDTVVDIITDTDDRICQGVVTERGRRFTSRTVVMTTGTFMGGKIFIGDFSQSSGRLGEPAAIGLGSSLRNRGYTLGRLKTGTPARVNKLSLDFSKMDEQGGDPTMQAFSFFREKSERPQVPCHITYTNEKTHQIIRDNFHLSPLFSGEIVGTGPRYCPSIEDKVKRFPDRERHQIFVEPEGLDTQEMYLNGISSSLPELVQESFLRTLPGLENVQVMRPGYAVEYDYMDPTQLFSSLESKRHRGLYVAGQTNGTSGYEEAACQGLMAGINAARKMQGKDPLVLTRAEAYTGVLIDDLVTMGTEEPYRMFTSRAEYRLSLRHDDADMRLFPYCEEIGLASDQMREMFYKKRDGIEEIKELLRQKRVSVHWTEDNAVLMPHVGKSLYMTLKDPAVTMESLTGYQPDLNNYSLPWLQHSELDVKYEGYVARQERQIVRFKKMEYMLIPEGFDYEAIEGISKESREKLKKIQPRSVGQASRISGVRSSDIAVLTVLLSRKGKYLNK; encoded by the coding sequence ATGGAATTTGATGCAATCGTCATCGGCGGCGGACATGCCGGTATTGAAGCTTCTCTGGCCCTTGCCCGCCTTGATTTCTCTACACTCCTTATTACTCAAAGCCTGGATGCTATCGGCCGGCTCTCCTGCAACCCTGCCATCGGCGGTTTGTCAAAGGGTAATATTGTTCGTGAAGTGGATGCCCTGGGTGGTGAGATGGCCCGTCTTATCGATGCGTCGATGATTCAGTTCCGCATCCTCAACCGAAGCCGTGGTCCTGCCGTTCAGGCTCCCCGGGCTCAGGCCGACAAAAATCAGTATTCCCGTCTTGCAAAGCAGACTCTGGAATTCCAGAAAAACCTGCATATTTTTCAGGATACTGTCGTCGATATCATCACAGATACGGATGACCGCATCTGTCAGGGTGTTGTCACCGAAAGAGGCCGGAGATTCACATCCCGGACTGTCGTCATGACCACGGGTACCTTTATGGGCGGGAAGATCTTCATTGGTGATTTTTCCCAGTCTTCTGGTCGTCTGGGAGAGCCTGCCGCCATTGGTCTGGGGAGTTCTCTGCGAAACAGAGGCTATACCCTGGGGCGTCTTAAGACGGGTACTCCTGCCAGGGTCAATAAGCTGAGCCTCGATTTTTCAAAGATGGATGAACAAGGGGGAGACCCCACCATGCAGGCCTTCTCCTTCTTCAGGGAAAAATCAGAGCGGCCTCAGGTTCCCTGCCATATCACCTATACCAACGAAAAGACCCATCAGATCATCCGTGATAACTTTCATTTATCACCTCTCTTCTCGGGTGAAATCGTCGGAACAGGCCCTCGGTACTGCCCCTCCATCGAAGACAAGGTCAAACGTTTTCCTGACAGGGAGCGGCATCAGATCTTTGTCGAACCAGAAGGTTTGGATACCCAGGAAATGTACCTCAACGGTATCTCTTCTTCCCTGCCCGAACTGGTTCAGGAATCATTCCTGCGGACCTTACCGGGACTCGAGAATGTGCAGGTCATGAGACCTGGTTATGCTGTGGAATATGATTATATGGATCCCACACAGCTTTTTTCCTCCCTGGAGAGTAAAAGGCACCGCGGTCTGTATGTTGCAGGTCAGACCAATGGCACTTCGGGATATGAAGAAGCCGCCTGTCAGGGTCTGATGGCAGGCATCAATGCTGCCCGGAAGATGCAGGGCAAGGACCCTCTGGTCCTGACCCGGGCCGAAGCCTATACGGGTGTTCTCATCGATGACCTGGTCACCATGGGAACGGAAGAACCCTACAGGATGTTTACATCCCGGGCGGAGTACCGTCTCTCTCTCCGGCATGATGATGCGGATATGCGGCTTTTCCCCTACTGTGAAGAGATCGGTCTGGCATCGGATCAGATGAGAGAGATGTTTTATAAAAAGAGAGACGGAATAGAAGAGATCAAGGAACTCCTCAGGCAGAAAAGAGTCAGTGTTCACTGGACAGAAGATAATGCTGTATTGATGCCTCATGTTGGGAAAAGCCTCTATATGACTCTTAAGGATCCGGCTGTTACCATGGAGAGCCTGACCGGATATCAGCCTGATCTAAACAATTATTCTCTTCCCTGGCTTCAACATTCGGAGCTGGATGTGAAATACGAAGGCTATGTGGCCCGTCAGGAGAGGCAGATTGTACGGTTTAAGAAGATGGAATACATGCTGATCCCCGAGGGATTTGATTATGAGGCTATAGAGGGAATCTCAAAAGAATCCCGGGAAAAATTAAAAAAAATCCAGCCCCGCTCAGTCGGTCAGGCTTCTAGAATCTCAGGTGTCCGTTCATCGGATATCGCCGTCCTGACGGTTTTGTTAAGCAGAAAGGGTAAATACCTGAACAAGTAG
- the rsmG gene encoding 16S rRNA (guanine(527)-N(7))-methyltransferase RsmG, producing the protein MGLEPDAGKVALIDRYIKELELWNPRYGLVNAEGDDLIIRHILDSLSGVKTMQGLGPAVVADIGSGAGLPGIPLAIMLPKIRFHLVERSGKRTGFLRNIILTLGLNNVSVMEESMENLTERYELVTFRGFSPFENKLIKHLKKILCEQKGTVLAYKGRKAQILEELNALDEDPEREITTLPVNVPFLEEERHLVIMHLH; encoded by the coding sequence ATGGGTCTGGAGCCGGATGCAGGAAAAGTGGCTCTTATAGACCGTTATATTAAAGAGCTTGAACTCTGGAATCCACGTTATGGACTTGTGAATGCCGAAGGTGATGATCTGATAATCCGCCATATTCTAGACTCCCTGTCCGGAGTGAAAACCATGCAGGGTCTGGGACCCGCTGTCGTTGCCGATATTGGCTCCGGAGCAGGTTTGCCCGGTATCCCCCTGGCCATCATGCTGCCGAAGATCCGCTTTCATCTTGTGGAACGTTCGGGAAAGAGGACCGGTTTCTTAAGGAATATTATTCTGACACTGGGACTGAACAATGTTTCTGTGATGGAAGAATCTATGGAAAATTTGACAGAACGATATGAACTTGTCACCTTCAGAGGATTTTCTCCCTTTGAGAATAAACTGATCAAGCATTTGAAAAAGATACTTTGCGAACAAAAAGGAACTGTTCTCGCCTACAAGGGCAGGAAGGCTCAGATTCTAGAAGAGCTGAATGCCCTGGATGAAGATCCGGAGAGAGAGATTACAACCCTCCCCGTTAATGTTCCCTTCCTGGAGGAAGAACGGCATCTTGTTATAATGCATTTGCACTAG